The region GACATTTCCGCATGTGTGACCTGTGCTGCACAGGGcccaggaggaagggcaggatTCCTAGATTGAGTTTAATGAACTGTTTATTCATCACTGATGTGTGCCAAGCACAGGACGTAGGTCTGAGACAAGATACGAAGGAAATGAGACatgtctctgccctcaaggagcccAGGGTCCACTGGGGGAGGCAGGCCCAGGAGCTGATGTTCTGCTGAGGGCCCTGAAAGAACGGGGTGTCATGGGAATGTGCAGCTACAGACAAGGGCAGGGTCTGGAAAGGCCTCCTGGATGAGGTGACTCCTGACCTCAgtctggagagaggagaggggacaggaagggaTTCCTGGTGGAGGTGGcagattgagaaaaaaaaaaaaaggtgtatgCACTGGCAGGGCCTGCCCAGGAACTACAAACATGAGCAGAATGGGGCAAAACAAGGGTGGGAAGGGCAGCAAGGCCTTGCCAGCTACAGCAAGGAGCCTCCAGAGGGCTTAGAACAGAATCAGGTCTGCATGTGATGGATGCTCATAGCTGGGCAGGGTATGCAAGGAGCTCCGTCAGCAGCTGTTGCAGTCCCCAGGTAAGCCAGGAGGAGGCGATGACCATGGGGACTATAAGTGGTCTGAGATGGGAGGCTTGTACCCCAGGGAGTGTTCCCCAGAGCCCCCTTGTGGCCATATGGCTGTGGGCTGGCACCCTGTCACTGCCCAGGTATATGGCTGCAGGGGTGACGGACCGTTCCCAAATCCTCAAGAACATCCGTGAAGCTATACGGGGCAGGTTCCCGCTCTACAACCTGGGCTTCGGCCACAATGTGGACTTTAACTTCCTGGAGGTCATGTCCATGGAGAACAACGGACGGGCCCAGAGAATCTACGAGGACCGTGACGCTACCCAGCAGCTGCAggtctccacccccagcccccacgtACTGCTAACGGCATGCCACAGGGAGGCTAGCCATGGCAGCCACTTGCCCATCAGCCTAGAGGAGCAGATAAAGCTCTGGCACAGAGTTCaaatcagctgtgtgacctcaagccagttacttaacctctctgagtttcagattccttctttaaaatggggattcCTGACACCCCACTTTGAGGGCAGGCTTCCCATGGGGTGCACAGGGTCTCAGTTCTGAGGCTGCACCTTCCATCCCTGCAGGGCTTCTACAGGCAGGTGGCCAGACCCCTGCTGGTGGATGTGGAATTGCAGTACCCCAAGGATGCTGTCTTGGACCTCACCCAGCACCACCATAAACAGTACTACGAAGGCTCGGAGATTGTGGTGGCTGGGCGCATTGCTGATCACAAACTGGGCAGCTTCAAGGCTGATGTGCAGGCCCGTGGGGTAAACAGTGGGCCCTGGAGGGTGGAGAGACAAGGCAGTACCCAGAGGCTCCAAACCCACACTGTTCCCCAGCACTGCCCACTCCCAGGGGCCTATGTTTCCCCAGAGGagtgccccacccccagcaatgCACACACCCCGGGCCTGAACAGAGGCAtcctggggctgggcaggctggAATGAGGTCAATGTGCCCATGATTAGCAGCAGTTACCTGTTTTTTCTCACGTCATTGCCCCTGAAGTGAGAAAGCAAGAGTCcagcctctctctttttttttttttttttttttttttttttgcgacagagtctcactttgttgtccaggctagagtgagtgccgtggcgtcagcctagctcacagcaacctcaaactcctgggcttgagtgatccttctgcctcagcctcccgagtagctgggactacaggcatgcgccaccatgcccggctaattttttatatatatatcagttggccaattaatttctttctatttatagtagagacggggtctcgctcttgctcaggctggttttgaactcctgaccttgagcaatccgcccacctcggcctcccaagagctaggattacaggcgtgagccaccgcgcccggcctccagcctCTCTCTTTGCACTTGACAACCATTTCCTGAACACCGGCTGTGTGCCAGGCTTTGTGACATGGTGTAGTGcttatatgtgtgtgcacatgtgtggtgGGAGGGGGCGCAGGCATGTGAGACCTGGATCCCACCCTCCAGGGCATGGACTTGAGCCCCACAGTGTGGTTGAAGGTTCAGAACTCAGGTTTTGAGTGAGGAGAGCTGAGCTAGACCCTGACTCCACCCTGACTGGCTGAGCGTCCTTGGCAAGTGGTAGGGCcagttctctaggcctcagtttccttttggaGTAAATGGAATAATTCATTTAGCACCCATATGCAGTGCCTGGTGCGTAGGACGCCCTTGGTAAGTGGTGCCCCTGTTACTGTAACTGGAGAGAGAAAGCACCTTTGTGCGCTGTGGCAAGGTGGATGGCGCAGCCCACCTGTAAGCTGTTGGGCATTTGGAGGAGCAAGTCATGGTGGAAATGCTGGGTACTTGCTGGCTTTCCCCAGGGAGAGTCACTCTATGAGGGCAAGGTCTGGTCCTTCCATCCCATGGGACCCCCAGGGCCTAGGCCAAGCCTGGCTCACAGAGGGTGCTTGGCAAgcatttgtagaatgaatgaatgaatgaggatgaGGAGAACAGGCTCAGGAAAGGGGGTGATGCTCAGAAGGAATTTGCAGAGACCAGATGATAGGGGGACCCCTGAGAGCCTTGAGCACCTGCTGAGGGCTGTGCTTATCATTGCACATGGCCTCTCCCCCACTCACCTCCCAGGAGGGACAAGAATTCAGGGCAACCTGCCTGGTGGATGAGGAAGAGATGAAGAAGCTGCTCCAAGAGCGTGGCCACATGCTGGAGAACCATGTTGAGCGCCTCTGGGCCTACCTCACCATCCAGGAGCTACTGGCCAAGCGGTAGGGCCCCACAGAGCCCAGGGGACTGCTGTCCACCCCAGAGTCGCCCCATCCCCCGGCTGGGAACAGAGAAGGGGTGGTTCTGGGCCTCCAAGGTTGTGAGTAGGTCAGATTTACTTTCTTCTGCTGCTTTGCTCACTGAGTTAATATCAACCAGTCGGTCAACAGTGTGTGCAGGCCTGGCAGGGACACAGGGCAGCCTGCTGTTCACCCCCACTGGGCTGCCCTGGGGGAGCTACTGCTGCTGTGGGGCTGCTGTGTCCATGCACATCTAACCCTCACAGTGTGCGGGAGAATTCCCTCTTCATCCCCATTTGATAGACCAGCAAACTGAGACTCAGCAAGTTTAGAGCACTTGACCCCGATCTCAGAGCCATGAAATTCTCTGTGGATCTCTGAGGCGTACCTCTCAGCCCTGCCGAATCTTCAGGTTTTCTCTGTGGAGGCCATTAAACTTTCAGGTCCCTGAGGTCACAGCCACTGAATGGGGCAGGTGCTTAATGCacagttgttgaatgaatgggaGAAAGACTGAGAGAGTGCAAACCCATCATCGCCGGGCGTGAGGCTTGGAGCCGGCATCCGTCTCACTCACAGGATgaaggtggagggggaggagagggccaAACTGTCATCCCAGGCCCTGAAGATGTCGCTGGCCTATCAGTTTGTGACCCCGCTGACCTCCATGACCATCAGGGGCATGGCGGACCAGGATGGCCTGAAGCCCGTCATTGACAAGCCCCCAGAAGGTACGGGCAGTGGGGGTCTACAGAGGGGGAGACCAAGGGCCAAAACCCTCCTGGGCTTtaattcttttccctttccttcccttccagaTTCTCTGCCCTTGGGTGAGTTCTAAATGGCATTGGTTTGGGGCGGGGCTTCCAGTGGCCCGGCAGGTGCAGGGCCTCCAGGCCCCAGGCACGCAGCTCCCGCCTCGGCACCTTCCTGGACTCCAGTCCTTCTTTGAAGGCCACCTCCCCCAGACACCCTTCTCCACTCACCAGGGAACCCCCTGGTGCTTCGTGAGCCTTTGCTCAGCCTGAACCCTAGCACCCTCCCTGGGCCCTCCATGTGGGGGTCTGTGTCTGTGAGGAGGAGGGACCCCAGGGGAGGCCTGAGACCCCccaggaggagggctgggcccAGGCCTGGTGTGGACTGAGCTGCATGCCTTTTGTGTGGGGCACCATGGGTGACACTGTCCTCTATGTCCTTTCTTCTACAGAGATGCTGGGACACAGACGGAGTGAGTGGCAGTCATCCTGGCAACTCATATCGCTACCCCTTTCTACTTCACATGCTGCTGGCCTCCAGCAACGCATTCCGTCCTGACCAAAGCCCCCAGGCTTCCTCCCTCCAGTCCAGCTGTCTACACTGCCTCTCACTGGCAGTCCTTAGGACAGCCCCCCTGGACAGCCTGGCCTCCCTACCCAGGGCCCCATGGGAGGAGACAGATGGCCAGCCAGCTGCACTGGGCCAAACTTTTGTCCTCACATCTTGAGAGCTAGTCAAGGGCATGTGATACTCAGAGGCCACTCTGCTCCTGTGGCCTCAGGCCAGCCtgcctgggaggtggggggcatCAGAAAGGGGACCAGTAGCTCCAGGCATGGCCCGGCCTTCCCTTCTAAATGCCATTCACTCTCACCCATCAGCATTCGTGCTGTCAGCCTCGCAGCCTTCTCCTACTCGCCCCAGCTCAGATTTCAAGCAGCTGCCCACCCAAGTGACTGGTGGTGAGTCCTTAGGAGGGTCTGAGGGATGCCCGTGCTTGGCACCTGCCTGGTTGAACGCTTGCCCCTGGCCAGCCCCATCTACCCAATGCCCAATCTGACGGACTCCATGCTGTGCCCCCAGTGGACAATGACCCCCACTTCATCATCCATGTGCCGCAGAAAGAGGACACCCTGTGCTTCAACATCAACGAGGAGCCTGGTGTAATCCTGAGCCTGGTACAGGACCCTGACACAGGTACGGTGGCCGTCATGCTTCTGCCAGACAGAGCAGGGCCCTGGCTCTTCTGCCTTTGACATCCAGCCACGGACAGGGCTGTGGCCAAGGCCTCCACTGCCCACCACCTGTGCACCGTCCACCTGACTGGGCTCCACCTGCCACCTTCTTACCCCATCTTCCTGGCTGGACCCTACACAGAGCCGGCTTCACCAGCGTGTGACCTATGCAGGCATATAAGGGCTATACTTGGAAGGGCCTTGAACTAGGTTTCACACTCTTCTATTGCCATCTTGAAATCCTTAACAATTCGTTAGGAAGAGGCCCTGCATTTTTACTTCCTACTAGGCCCTGCAAATTAGGGAGCAGTGCTGCTCCACCTTCCCCCACACATGACTGAACAGGGCCTCAAAGTGCCTCTCTCCCAGCAATGCCCTGGTGGCCCAGAATGGCTCTGTCTCCACCCCACGGCTGCTTCcccctcttttctccctccctctgtttgCAAATGCGTGTTGAGCACCTGCTGGGGCTGGGAATGCAGTGGCAACCAATACAGGCTTGCTGCCAcacagcctgggggagggagaagacgAACAGTTCTGAGGGGATCACGTCAGAGCGTGAGATGGGCTGTGCTGGGACAGTGAGGGTGTCGAGGGGCTGCTTGGCCGGTCAGGTCAGGGGAGACACTACTGTGAGCCTGCCCCTGTGTATGGGACTCAGGCCACAGAGAAGGGACAGCCCCAGGTCCGGTCCTAGGGGAGGCAAGCCCTCTGTCAGGGCCCAGAACCGAGGGCTCAGCATGGGAGGCTTAGTGTGGCAGGAGGGGTGGGGCGGAAAGGGAGGTGGGTCCTGACGGCCCCATAAGAGGCAAGACACTCAAAGATGGAGTGACATGGGTCGGAGTGACACGGGTTGCGCCTCCCAGGAAGGAGGCACAGCCCCCTGAGCAAAGGCCGGCGGGCCTCTCCCTGACCCCGACGGCTCCTCGCCCCACTGCAGGGTTCTCAGTGAATGGGCAGCTCATCGGCAACAAGGCCAGGAGCCCTGGGCAGCATGAGGGCACGTACTTCGGGCGGCTGGGCATCGCAAACCCCGCAACGGACTTTCAGCTGGAAGTGACTCCTCAGAACATTACCCTGAACCCAAGCTCTGGCAGGCCTGTGTTCTCCTGGAGGGACCAGGCTGCGCTGCGGCAGGATGGGTACCCCCCcggggctggcaggggaggcaTGGGCTGGCATGGCACGGGCTGAGGGCTCGCTGCTGAGCCTGCAGGGCCCCGCCCTGAGCCACGTCAGCGCTGACAGCCACGTGGCCTGTGCAGACATGTCCATTTCCCTTGGTCCCTGGACATGTGCTCTGGGCCCAGCTGCCTGTGCTCGTATGACATCCTGCCCTCAataccacccccacctccaccaaaCAAAGCCAGCTCATCCTCCCAGGACCACCACAAAGGCCACCTCTTCCCTGAAGCCCTCTCTCGCTCTGCGGAACAGAGTTCTCTGGGCTTCCCCTGTGGCACCTGCCATAGTCTTCCTTgtgctttttccttccttcactcattcaatcattcaacaaACTGCCAAGCACCAGAGCCTGATGCTGGGTAGCTGAGCTTAAGGAGGAGGTGGACAGAGTTGGGTGTAGAAGACATAGGTTACGAGTGGGAGTCAGAATGCAGACTCTGATGTTAGCCTGAAATTTAAGTCCTAGCTCCACTGTTTATCCGCTGTGccacctcaggcaagttacttaacttctctgagccttggtcttCACAAGGTCAGAGTGAGAATGGAATGATGCAGTTTGTATAGGAGGGTCTAGCACCGGGCCTGGCTCACTGTAAGGGTCCCATACACAACAGCAACATGTGGACAGGAGCATGGACCAGGTAACAGCCCACCACCTGGGGGTAAAGACCACGGGGACAGGGGACTGAACATAAATGGCTGGGGCCCGGAGCACGAGAGCAGCTAAGTGGAGAGGGAAGCAGTACAGCTATACCTGCCCTCATGGCTGCCTGCCCTGCAGGGTGGTGGTGACCATCAACAGGAAGAGGAACCTGGTGGTGTCCCTAGACAACGGGGCCACCTTTCAGGTTGTCCTGCACCGCGTGTGGAAGGACAGTGCAGTCCACCAGGATTTCTTGGGCTTCTACGTGCTGGACAGTCACCGGATGTCTGCCCGGACACATGGGCTGCTGGGTACGGCTGCCAGCGAGCAGAGTTGTGGGACAGGGTGTTGAAGCCAGTGGATTCGTGGGTCCTGGGGCTGTGGGGCAGTTTTGCAGCTGGGCACCAAGACAGGCCTACCCCCAGTGTGGCCTCCAAGGCTCAGAATTCCAAAGATGGGTTGTCTTGGTGAGGGTTTTGTCCCTCAAAAAGGCTGTGATCAAACACACAGTGAAACAAAAGCTTAAGTGAGCCTGGGAGCAGGTGCAAGGAGTGGTCCTATTAGCAAACAGAAAGGTCCAGAGGGTTCCCAGGGGCCTTATGAGTGGGGTGGGTCCTCAGCCACAGTGCTCCTGTGTGGCCTTCCTATGGACACTGCTCCCCATGGGCACCTGTCCCTCGAACCTCTCTCCCCAGCCAGATCCCTTTGAATTGGTTTTAAAAGACGGGAGGTAGAACCACCTAGAAATATATCTGCTTCTCTACAGCAAGTGAACTAAAGGTGGCTTTTGATGCCAGGACTTACGAGAATTAAGCCCTTAAAAAAAGTATTCAAGCAGCCCTGTAAGCCTCCAGTGAGCACCTACTGCGTGCAAGCTCCAAGACGGTAACTGCTGCCTCCCATGTGCCTTTCTAGGGCAATTCTTCCACCCCTTTAGTTTTGAGGTGTTTGACCTCCACCCGGGCTCTGACCCCACCAAACCAGATGCCACAATGGTGGTGAAGAACCGCCAGCTGACAGTCACCAGGTGGGTGGGTGCTCCCCAGCATGTCTGCCCTGAGCTGCTTTGCATTTGCTTTCGGTTGTCTGGGCCTTCCTCCAGGTGTCACATGGGTGGGGGGAGCTTCCTGGGGAGGTGCCACCCTGCAGGTTCCAAAGAGTGACTCCAGTTAACTTGTCTTTCCCCAGGGGCTTGCAAAAAGACTACAGCAAGGACCCCCGGCATGGGGCCGAGGTGCCCTGCTGGTTCATCCATAACAATGGAGCTGGACTGATTGATGGAGTTCATACCGACTATATTGTCCCTGATATCTTCTGAGCCCTCTAGCCAGCACACCTGTCCTCCCCCTGGACCATTGCAGAGGAGGACAGCGTCCTGACCTGCTGCCCGGGCTATGCCTCCCTGACCAAGCTGGTCCACTGTGTCAAGCACCCTGTGACTTCCATTAAAGAGAGACTGTGTCCACCCCAGAGCTGGCTGATTTCTGGGAGGGAGGATGGTGGGGAGGCAGCCCAAGACACTGCCCCTCAGAAGGGCTTAGGGGTCGTAGCAAACCAAGGGATGGGAGAAGCAGgttggaggctgggagaggagcccATGCCAGCTCTGTCCCCCAGGTGCCCCCGGAAAAAACAGCTCCCTCCCATAGGCCCAGGGACCAGGGGACACTCTGACAGCATGAACAGCCACAACTGACTCACCACTGCCTGTAGCCAGGCATTGTTCCAGGGACCTCACTTGAATTCACTAAATCTGTGCTCCTGACAGCCCTAAGGGACACATTCATCATGCCcgtttacagctgaggaaaccaaGTTGGGTAGTTTTCCCAAAATTACTcagcttgtaagtggcagagctggggtttgaacccgTGCTGGCTGATGTCAGCATCTGTGCACTTAACCACCCCCATATGAATACTCTAGTCAGCTGGGAGGCCAATGGCCAAAGCCTGTTGGGCCTTGGTTCTGGATATTCCAAAATATCACTTAAAATGAACATGGGAAAGAACTGTTATAGGTGGATCGGGGTCCTGAAGAAGTCCCACCAAGAGTGGGAGGTTGCACTGTTGGGGTCAGGGCCTCCCCCTCAGCTCCATTTCCCTGCTGGGCTTTGCAACCTCTGATAGGCAGGCACTTTCCAAAGGCGGTGACTGTAAGTTTAGGGGAGCAGGAACGGCACCCCTCCATCTTCTCATGTGAATGTCTGGAACTGCCCCATCAGGGCTCCTTCCCTTGGCTTGGCCTTGGGGCCCAGTTAAAATGCAACATCACAGGCAGAACCCCCACTTTGGGGAGCTCGTCACGTGAAGGGGGATGGGCCTCCACACACTCCTTTACACAGGCTTTCTGCTTTTGCCCTACTGGTTTCTGCCCAGCACCCTCTACCAACGAGGTCCACAGGGCCCAGATCAGACAAGGCCTGGCTTTGAGACCCCAAATCAATAACACAAATGCTGAGCTCAAAGGCTGCCCCAGGTCTGGGGCCTTGCCTAACTGGGACCTCATCTTGCCCTCCTGGAGAATAAAAGTGAGATGAACTGAAGATCTCTtagatttcttctatttctaaattttggAAGATGACTCTGTTTCCCTCCAAGTCTCCGGCCATCCCTTGGGGCTCTAGAGCAGCTTCAGAATCCCTATTTGGAGttgtccctgtccccagacccCGAGCACTTAGGGATAAGGCAGTAGTCTGGGAGCAGGAGGATGGGAGCAGCCCTGCCAGCAGCTGCAGTCCTGTGAGGAGGGGCCATCGGGCAACACCAGGCAGCAGCCAATGAGCAACAGCCTCAGCCACCCAGCCGGTCAGTGGCTACAGGTGCTGAAAATGACCATATGCATTGGATGTCCCAGGAGCCAGGGAACAATGAGACTGCAGCTCTGAGGAGTCCTCTCCCCACATCCAGGTGTCAGTGCCTGCTGGGCCTCTTCAGACATGCATCTGGGGACCGTTACCCCGCCCATGCCTGGCTTCCCAGAGGAGCTtcccgcccctgcccctcctaTTCCCACTCAGGTCACTGACCCCGCTTGGAAAACACCAGGCCAGCTCATATAAGGAGTGTGTGCCTGGTCTGTGCGCTCAGCGATGGCATCTGCTTGGTGGCCCTGCCTGGTCTTGGCTCTGCTCTCCGGCTTGGCAGCCTCTGGCTTCCCGAGAAGCCCCTTCTGGCTGCGGGGGGTGAGTCTGCGCCTCTTCGCCATCTGGGCCTCAGTGTGCAGTGGGCAGCAGGGTGAGAGGAGGCAGAGGGCTAGGCAGTGAGAGAACTGGGCTCAGCTGAGGCCTACGGTAACCTGCTGTCTAGCCCTGGGCAAGGCTCTTAAAACTCCCcggacctcagtttccctacctgtcAAATGAGCAATGCACCGGGAACCGCTCGCCTTCCTGAGGGTTGTGAATGTCCAAGTCTTAGGCGAGTGCAGAGGCCTCTACAACATGCTGAGTTGAGCCctgcgggtggggtggggtgggggtgttctGGGAGGAGGCTGAAGAGGTCTGGGGGACCAGGGAAAGGCAGGATGAGGGACAGAATGAGGTGGATATGTGGGGCATAGAGAGGGCTCTGGGTTCAGGTCTCCCTGCCCTGTTCCCCTGGGTAACGTGGAGAACtgcccctctctggacctcagcttCCCCGTCTATTCAGAGTCCTTCCTGCTCTGACATGCGCTCTGGGAGGGCCCTCAAGCGTGTGTGGAGGTGGGAGCTGCTGAACCCTGGTCCCAGGCCACAGCCTGCTCCCAGGCCATGTGGCCTTGGCCTAGGCCTGActcctgtttgtttttatttttgcagaaacGGAGCATCCCGGAAGGGGTAAGAACTTTCTCTGGGAAAGGggccaggtggggcaggggaggatggaGCTGGTTGCCCAATTGCTAAAGGTCCCTCACAACTGGCAAACGGCTcacagcctcctgccccagcagACTCCTACACAGCACTAGACCCCTGGGAAAGAGCACCACAGAACCGCGGCCCCCCCAACCTCATGGGCCCCCACCATCATGGGATGCAGCCCAGGAGGGCCCCACCAGGCATCCCTTTCTTCCAGAAACATCGAGCATCTCTTGGCACTGGCCCTGTGTGCAGGGCTGAGAACACAGTGAAGCAGTGCCTGTCACTCATCTTTATACCCTTGTTTAGCCAGACATCTGTCTAGAGCTCCCTGAGTCCAAAGCACTGTGGGAAACATGGTGGCCAGGAACCCCTTAGCACAGGAAATAACTTCCTGTTTCAGAGACAGACTTTGGAAATTATCGAAGGACACAGGAGGCTgccggggtgtgtgtgtgaaggagCATGTGTGAGGGAgcgtggggtgtgtgtgagggagcGTGGGGTATGTGAGGgagagtggggtgtgtgtgagggagactgtggtgtgtgtgagggagggtggggtgtgtgtgagggagggtggggtgtgtgtgagggagcgtggggtgtgtgtgagggagagtggggtgtgtgtgagggagggtggggtgtgtgtgagggagagtggggtgtgtgtgagggagggtggggtgtgtgtgtgagggagggtggggtgtgtgtgagggagcgtggggtgtgtgtgagggagggtggggtgtgtgtgagggagggtggggtgtgtgtgagggagggtggggtgtgtgtgtgagggagggtggggtgtgtgtgagggagggtggggtgtgtttgagggagggtggggtgtgtgtgagggagggtggggtgtgtttgagggagggtggggtgtgtgtgagggagcgtggggtgtgtgtgagggagggtggggtgtgtgtgagggagggtggggtgtgtgtgtgagggagggtggggtgtgtgtgagggagagtggggtgtgtgtgtgagggagggtggggtgtgtgtgagggagggtggggtgtgtttgagggagggtggggtgtgtgtgagggagcgtggggtgtgtgtgagggagggtggggtgtgtgtgagggagggtggggtgtgtgtgtgagggagggtggggtgtgtgtgagggagggtggggtgtgtttgagggagggtggggtgtgtgtgagggagggtggggtttgtgtgagggagggtggtgtgtgtgtgagggagggtggggtgtgtgtgagggagggtggggtgtgtgtgtgagggagcgtggggtgtgtgtgagggagggtggggtgtgtgtgagggagggtggggtgtgtgtgagggagagtggggtgtgtgtgagggagagtggggtgtgtgtgagggagggtggggtgtgtgtgagggag is a window of Microcebus murinus isolate Inina chromosome 1, M.murinus_Inina_mat1.0, whole genome shotgun sequence DNA encoding:
- the ITIH1 gene encoding inter-alpha-trypsin inhibitor heavy chain H1 — protein: MDDAMGPRVLLCVCLVSLLALQAMPAPGQASGRSKGSQKRQAVDTTVDGVFIRTLKVNCKVTSRFAHYVITSQVVNTADEAREVAFDVEIPKTAFISDFAITADGTAFVGDIKDKVTAWKQYRKAAISGENAGLVRASGRNMEQFTIHMTVSPQSKVTFQLTYEEVLKRSLTQYEIVIKVKPKQLVHHFQIDVDIFEPKGISKLDAQASFLPKELAAQTIKKSFSGKKGHVIFRPTVAQQQSCPTCSTSLLNGDFKVIYDVNREELCDLLVANNHFAHFFAPQNLTNMNKNVVFVIDISGSMQGQKVKQTREALLKILGDMQPEDYFDLVLFGTRVQSWRGSLVQASEANLQAAREFVQRFSLDEATNLNGGLLRGIEILNKAHESLPELSNHASILIMLTDGDPTEGVTDRSQILKNIREAIRGRFPLYNLGFGHNVDFNFLEVMSMENNGRAQRIYEDRDATQQLQGFYRQVARPLLVDVELQYPKDAVLDLTQHHHKQYYEGSEIVVAGRIADHKLGSFKADVQARGEGQEFRATCLVDEEEMKKLLQERGHMLENHVERLWAYLTIQELLAKRMKVEGEERAKLSSQALKMSLAYQFVTPLTSMTIRGMADQDGLKPVIDKPPEDSLPLEMLGHRRTFVLSASQPSPTRPSSDFKQLPTQVTGVDNDPHFIIHVPQKEDTLCFNINEEPGVILSLVQDPDTGFSVNGQLIGNKARSPGQHEGTYFGRLGIANPATDFQLEVTPQNITLNPSSGRPVFSWRDQAALRQDGVVVTINRKRNLVVSLDNGATFQVVLHRVWKDSAVHQDFLGFYVLDSHRMSARTHGLLGQFFHPFSFEVFDLHPGSDPTKPDATMVVKNRQLTVTRGLQKDYSKDPRHGAEVPCWFIHNNGAGLIDGVHTDYIVPDIF